The sequence below is a genomic window from Kiloniellales bacterium.
CTCGACGAGGCGACCTCGCACCTGGACGCGCTCAGCGAGCAGGCGGTCCACCGGGCCCTGGCCGCGCTGATGAAGAACCGCACCACCCTGGTCATCGCCCACCGGCTTTCCACCGTGCGCGACGCCGACCAGATCCTGGTGATGGACCGCGGCCGCATCCTGGAAGCCGGCCGCCACGAGGCGCTTCTGGCCCAACGCGGCGCCTACGCCCGTCTGGTCGGCCGCCAGCTCGCGGCAGGCAGGCAGGCGGCGGAGTGAAGCTGTATCTGAGCGTTCTGCGGCACGGCCCGCATGCTTCGACAGGCTCAGCATGAGGACCCAATACCAGGGGCCTCCTCATCCCGAGCTTGCCGAGGGACCAAGGGCGAGGTTCGACTCGGCGCGCTTGCTCGCTGCCCTACTTGGCGGTGAAGCCGCCGTCGACGTAGAGAAGCTGGCCGGTGACGTAGTCGGAGGCGGGGGCAGCGAGGAAGATGGCGGCGCCGCGCAGGTCGTCCAGGCGGCCGTTGCGGCCGACCATGGTTTGGGCCGCCATGCGGGCCGAGACCTCGGGATCGGCGAAGACCGGCGCGGTCAGCTCGGTCGGGAAGAAGCCGGGGGCGATGGCGTTGCAGGCGACGCCGTCCTTCGACCAGGCCTCGGCCATGGCCCGGGTCAGCTGGGCGACGCCGCCCTTGGAGGCACCGTAGGCGACGCCGCTGGGAAAGGCGCGGGCCGACTGCAGGGAGGCAATGTTGATCACCCGGCCCCAGCCCTTGTCGCGCATCGCCGGGACCAGGGCCCGGGCCAGGAAAAAGGGGGTGGCCAGGTTGATCGCCAGGGTCAGGTCCCAGTCGTCAGGGGTGATCTCCCCGGCCGGCTGGCGCAGGTTGACCCCGGCGGCGTTGACCAGGATGTCGGGCGCCCCGAAGGG
It includes:
- a CDS encoding SDR family oxidoreductase gives rise to the protein MQALFDLTGRVAAVTGGGSGIGREIALALAGAGAAVVVTGRREARLAEAEAAIEGEGGRAAAVPADLADYRKLEEPAAALAGPFGAPDILVNAAGVNLRQPAGEITPDDWDLTLAINLATPFFLARALVPAMRDKGWGRVINIASLQSARAFPSGVAYGASKGGVAQLTRAMAEAWSKDGVACNAIAPGFFPTELTAPVFADPEVSARMAAQTMVGRNGRLDDLRGAAIFLAAPASDYVTGQLLYVDGGFTAK